In one Butyrivibrio proteoclasticus B316 genomic region, the following are encoded:
- the holA gene encoding DNA polymerase III subunit delta, with product MANKTTDFPVKQRQLNEDIKNGNFQRCYLVYGEEAYLRNQNRDKLVKALAGDPASMNFSRYEGDSLNPGEIIDMAETMPFLSDKRVILVENSGFFKSGCAELAEYLKNPSETTFFIFAEKEVDKRKDIYKTVSKIGFEICCDEQDERMLSSWIASKVKSEDKIISPRALSFLIDRVGTDMSNISTELEKLICYCLDRSEITEEDIEAVCANWLTNRIFAMTDAIVEKNQKRAIDLYYDLLALKEPPAKILALITRQFNLMLQVKEMNENHRDNGSIASAVKLAPFLVNKYIGWARGYSRAELQEALELCAANDEAVKTSKLDYVISVEMVIIKCTA from the coding sequence ATGGCAAATAAGACAACAGATTTTCCGGTAAAACAAAGACAACTTAATGAAGATATTAAAAATGGCAACTTTCAGAGATGCTATCTTGTATATGGAGAAGAGGCATACCTTAGAAACCAGAACAGGGACAAGCTGGTAAAAGCACTTGCGGGTGATCCTGCTTCAATGAATTTTAGCAGATATGAGGGTGATTCTCTTAATCCGGGCGAGATAATAGACATGGCTGAAACTATGCCTTTTTTATCTGATAAAAGAGTTATTCTCGTTGAGAACAGTGGCTTTTTTAAGAGCGGATGCGCTGAACTTGCCGAATATCTCAAGAATCCATCTGAAACTACCTTCTTTATTTTTGCAGAGAAAGAAGTGGATAAGCGTAAGGATATTTATAAGACCGTTTCCAAGATAGGATTTGAGATATGCTGTGATGAGCAGGATGAGAGAATGCTTTCCAGCTGGATTGCTTCTAAGGTTAAGAGCGAGGACAAGATTATTTCTCCAAGAGCTCTTTCTTTTCTGATAGACAGGGTTGGAACAGACATGTCCAATATCAGTACAGAGCTTGAGAAGCTTATATGCTACTGTCTGGACAGAAGCGAGATCACAGAAGAAGATATCGAAGCGGTTTGTGCTAACTGGCTCACTAACAGAATATTTGCTATGACAGATGCAATTGTTGAGAAGAACCAGAAAAGAGCAATTGATCTCTACTATGATCTTCTGGCACTCAAGGAGCCACCTGCCAAGATCCTTGCTCTTATAACCAGACAGTTTAACCTCATGCTACAGGTCAAGGAGATGAATGAGAATCATAGAGACAATGGTTCTATAGCCAGTGCTGTCAAACTGGCTCCATTCCTTGTTAATAAATACATAGGTTGGGCCAGAGGCTATTCAAGAGCTGAATTACAGGAGGCACTTGAATTGTGTGCAGCTAATGATGAAGCCGTCAAGACAAGTAAACTTGACTATGTTATAAGCGTTGAGATGGTTATAATAAAATGCACTGCCTGA